Genomic segment of Scardovia inopinata JCM 12537:
TCACTGTGCAGTCAACGAAATCTCCGGTCTGAGGAATTTCCTGACCAGCGGGGACTCCAATATGAACCAGAGCACCTGTCCTTTCCCGGCCGGTAACCCTGTGAGTATTGGAATCTTTTCGTCCCTGCCCTGTCACCAGAACCTCGACTGTGCGTCCAAGGAACTTCTGCATTTCCTGAGCAGTAATCGTTTCCTGCATATCATGCAGCCTGGTATACCTATCGCGCATAACTTCAGGAGGAATTTGCTCCATCAAAGCAGCGGGAGTGCCCGGCCTGGGAGAATACTCAAAAGTATAGGCACTGGAAAAACGGATTTGCCTGAGCAGATCCATGGTCTGCTGGAAATCATCTTCTGTTTCTCCCGGGAATCCCACAATGATATCGGTTGTAATCTGCGCATCAGGCATGGCAGCCCTCACCTTATCTATAATTCCTTTGAACCGCGAAACCCTGTAGGAACGCCGCATAGCCCTAAGAATTCGGTCAGACCCTGACTGCAAAGGCATATGGAGCTGATGCATCACATTATCGGTTTCTGCCATGGCTTCAATTACATCATCCGTGAAGGCAGCCGGGTGCGGAGAAGTAAAACGAACCCTTTTCAAACCATCAATTTTTCCACAGGCACGCAAGAGCTTAGAAAAAGCATAGCGATCTCCAGTCGAATACCCATAAGAATTAACGTTCTGCCCCAGTAAGGTAATTTCCTTGGCCCCGGCATCTACACAGCGCTGAATTTCATCTAAGATGTCACCAGGGCGTCGGTCCCTTTCCTTACCCCTGACCGAGGGAACAATGCAAAACGTGCAGGTGTTATTGCATCCTACAGAAATCGCGACCCAGGAGGAAACTCGGGAAGCCCTGGCGGCCGGCAGCTGGCTGGGGAAATAATCCAGATCGGTTGCCACCTGGACCTGGCTGCGATTCTCCAAACGAGCTTTCTTCAGTAAACCGGTCAATGAGCCAATGTTCTTTGTCCCAAAGACAGCATCAACCCAAGGGGCTCTCTGCACAATCCTACGCCTGTCTTTCTGGGCCATGCAGCCACCCACAGCAATCTGCAGGCCGGGGCGTTCCCTTTTTAGCTCTGCCCACTGGCCTAAGGTCCCGTACATGCGGTTGGATGCGTTCTCTCTAACAGCACAAGTATTCATAACAATTAGATCAAGATCATTATTCTCGATCTGCCGCCTGGTGGCTTTCACATATCCATCAGCTTCCAGAACGCCCGCAATCCGTTCAGAATCGTGAACATTCATCTGACAGCCAAGGGTATGCACATAATATACTCCCCTGCCGCGGCCGGTTTCCTGACAATCCCGCGAAAGCTGGCTTTCGTCTTTGTCTGCCAGATTCTGCTTTTCTTCTGCTGTCATCATGTCTTCATTCATACTTGTGATATTAGCGGTATGAGGATAAAGACCTTCACTCGGTGGCGTGTTTCCCCTATCATAGGAGAAGGTAAGCGAAGTACAACAGAATACGTCTCAATAAGACACAAGAAAACTTAAAAGACGTTTTAAAGGGGAACCATGATTCTTGACAATAAGCCGGTATTGAACAGCGCGCAATTAAAGCAGGAATTAGAAA
This window contains:
- the miaB gene encoding tRNA (N6-isopentenyl adenosine(37)-C2)-methylthiotransferase MiaB; its protein translation is MNEDMMTAEEKQNLADKDESQLSRDCQETGRGRGVYYVHTLGCQMNVHDSERIAGVLEADGYVKATRRQIENNDLDLIVMNTCAVRENASNRMYGTLGQWAELKRERPGLQIAVGGCMAQKDRRRIVQRAPWVDAVFGTKNIGSLTGLLKKARLENRSQVQVATDLDYFPSQLPAARASRVSSWVAISVGCNNTCTFCIVPSVRGKERDRRPGDILDEIQRCVDAGAKEITLLGQNVNSYGYSTGDRYAFSKLLRACGKIDGLKRVRFTSPHPAAFTDDVIEAMAETDNVMHQLHMPLQSGSDRILRAMRRSYRVSRFKGIIDKVRAAMPDAQITTDIIVGFPGETEDDFQQTMDLLRQIRFSSAYTFEYSPRPGTPAALMEQIPPEVMRDRYTRLHDMQETITAQEMQKFLGRTVEVLVTGQGRKDSNTHRVTGRERTGALVHIGVPAGQEIPQTGDFVDCTVTDSSRHYLLADPQPEAGQVYKVHH